The genome window TAATGTTTTCATACTATATctctttccatccttttatttttactctaaaTTTGTTCTTACAGTTTATATATAAAGTGGGTTTTTATAGACAGTAtgtagttgggtcttgttttttactGAACTGAAAATCTCTATCTTTAAGGAGCTTCTAGAATGTCCACAGCACGCTCTTTTCATCATGTGGAATCAAATTTTTACCTGGCATCTTCcctttctaccaaaaaaattatttttgctttttatagtaTGGACTTGCTGGTGAGGAATTCTCTTAGCTTTTACTGTTGTTACTGGAAAATGCCTTTACTTATTATTTGATTATGTGTTTACCCTTTTTTAGAAATATACTTTTGCTGGGATGGATTTCtaagataacatttttttttttcttttggcagttGAAGATATCACTTATGTTTTGTTCTTCTGTAAGTAACATGTCTCCTTTCAGGCtgctttgtagttttatttttgtttttgagatggagtctcactctgttgctcaggctggagtgcagtagggtgatctcagctcactgccatctccacctcctgggttcaagagattctcctgcctcagcctcttgagtagctaggattataggtgcgtgccaccatgcccagctaatttttgtatttttttttttttttttagtagagacagggtttcaccatgttggccaggctggtctcaaactcctgacctcaggtgatctgctcgccttggcctcccaaagtgctgggattataggcatgagccattgtgcccgccCTCaggttgcttttaaaattttctttttattactgatttaaaataatttgattatgATATGTTTCAAgtggttttcttcatgtttgttcAGTTTGGATGTCTTCGTGTGGTAATTTTGTGTGTCTATAGTCTCACCAAATTTGGAAAACAATAGGCCATTCTTTCCTTAGCTCTATCCTCTCTCccaaaacttcttttttttaatatttgagacagagtcttgctctattgcccaggctggagtgcagtggtgtgatctcggctcactgcaacctctgcctcccgggtttaagcgattctcctgtctcagactccagagtagctgggattagaggtgcatgccaccacgcccaaccaaatttttatttttagtagaggtggggtttcaccatattggcctggctggtcttgaactcctgaccttgtgatccgccctcctcagtctcccaaagtgctgggattacaggtgtgaactgccACACCTAGCCATCTAAACACTCATTGGTGCTAGGTTGCTTCATGTTTCTGCACAGGTCACTGCTTATTATTTTCCAgccctttcctcctctctttgcattatttttttataaatataaactcaGTAGAAATATAAACTCAGGTTTATTGATCTTTATTTTGGAATATATGCCACAATCCAATTCATAATATTTTTTACtcagatgtttatttttaatctctggaaattccatcctttttttctttatatctctcACTCATTATAAACTCATTATAAACAGTTTTTCTCTTCAACCTTGGACACATTCATAACATTTATAATAGctcatttatatcttttttgcTGATGGGCAGAACCCTGTGGTGAACCAGAGGAAAGACTGTAAGCATTTGGAAAATCACCTGTGTTTTTAAGATGGAGATAAAATGTGAAACGGTCCCTGAAGGACAGGTTAAAGTTTAGAGATGAAGTTGGAGGAGTGAGGCAGACATGAGGCCAACCAGAGCAGAGGCATGGGTGAGAGAAAGCAAAGTGAATATCTGAGGAAGAGCCAGGTTCCCTATTTCTCCGAAGACAAAGTTTTTGGAAGGAATTGGGATAGCCCCTGAGGGATGCATGAAAACCTTAGAGATAGATTTAGTGGAGAGATGCCATTTGGGGTAGAGGGACTGAAAAGGCTCAAGGCTTGGGTGACATGAAAGCAAAGGGCGTATTTCAAGAGAGTGAAAAGTCCAACTTCACTGGGGCGTCACGTTCACAAAGGAGGAATAGAACCTGGTAACCCTTGAATAATAAGGTCAGCCTCCCTTGTCGATTTCTCCAGAGATTCTACTTTCTTTGAAAGAAGGGTGAGTCCTTAAGATTTTCTGAGTTGCCTGTTTGGAAACAACTACCAAAAtgaccagctttttttttttttttaaatcaagctcctaattttttttgaaaaacattttaatttgattttacttttataaacttTAAGAAGGCATTTCTACACTTTACAACATTCTCGTCATGTTTCTgggtttttacttctttcttcgaCAGCATTTTCGGCCACGTGTCGAGCACTTGCCAATCTGTTCCTCCTTTGGAAGGCAGCTGAGCACAGCACACCGGCCACCTCTGACTCTGCAATAATATTTCTGCAATGTGTTTATGATTCCTCCATGACCTGCAATGACAAAATAGCACACATGGAAAGGTTTTAGGACGGCTTTTGGTATTCCTCAAATAAATAACTCATCTGTTGCTTTTcttgtattcttttatttctttttcctttttctataaaattggGAGAAAAATAAAGGTATGACTAAACGACCCATAGACAATATTTCTATGGCTGCAGCTCAGCTGTGGACCCACAGTGGCACCAGGGAAGTGGCGTGACCCTGTGACTGCCACAGGAACAGTGGGGGTGCTGAGGCTGTGGTGTCCTCAGAGGCAGCCCAAACACTCCACCTCCAACCACTGCAGTTAGTAAAACAGGAgcctgtgcttctgttctgttcagAGTAAATCAATCTTCTCtgctatattaaaattttatgttggATTCATGTCTCATCAGCAGGTATAACGATCTTCCCATGAAGAGATGGGGAAAGAGCTTTGGGGAATTATTTAGTTTCTTATGAGTGGATCAGGAACGTTTGGGAAACCTGATTTACGgttcttaattattattattattattttttttttttttgagatggactctcaccctgtcacccaggctggagtgcagtggcgcgatctcagcttactgcaacctccacctcccagattcaagcaattatctgtctgtctcccgagtagctgggattacaggtgcctgccaccatgcccggctaatttttgtatttttagtagagacaaggtttcaccatcttggtcaggccggtcttgaactcctgacctcgtgatccacccacctcggcctcccaaagtgttgggattacaggtgtgagccaccgcacccggctgctaAATGAttcttgtctgaaaaaaaaaaatggtgatgcCTAGTTCCCATACAACAAACCTGCTTGGTCTAAGGTGCTCTGAAGGATGGAGAAAGACTGACTCTGAATTATGTATTCTCAATTAGTTCAATCCTTGGATTTCCCAGCCCATCTTACCTGGAACAGGCACCAAAAACAAGAAGAGCAAAGCAAACAGAAGATAATGGATCCTCATAGCTGCCAGGCTTCACCCCACGCTGAGACTGGATGGAAAGGTGTGCTTGGTCACTTTATAAAGGTTCCAGCCATGGCTGCAATTCTTGTCATGTTACAGTGATGAGACTATGACATGTTTCCTGATGCATCATACCAATTCCTCTCACCATGTAGAACACACCCACTCACTCAGTTCATTAGGAACCCAATGGAGAGGCAGAGCTCCCTGTGAATGTGTGGCTGTCCTGGAGCTCTCTGGGCTCCAGGGGCTTCAGTGTGGTTTGGATTGGGTTGTGGGTACAGATAGGGCTGGCATGGGCAAGAATGCCCCCTTTGGGGAGTAGTCTCAGGGCATTTGGCTGGGGCCTGACTTGTCCATATTTTGTTACTCTGGAGCTTTTCTGCCTCTTCCTAAAATACTGGGAGAGTCTAAGACCCTCCTGGGGACCAAATAAATCCAGCCCTGGACATATTCAGTATCTGGCAATAGGACTAGCTTTTTGGTAGTGAAGTAAGGGAGGAAAATGGGCTACATTCCCTGTCCCCCTGGCCCTTGGCCTATGATGGAGTGCTATAATTTGAGTGAAACATGggtcattctttcattttcattgcggagggagacagagtctcactctgttgcgcaggctggagtgcagtggcctcattACAGCTCAGAGCAGCTTGAGCTGTCaggctcaagaggtcctcccacttcagtcccctgagtagctgggaccacaaatgcatgcctccacacctggctaaattttaaattttctgtagaaaatAAAGTGGgttctcactatgctgcccagactggttttgagcCCGGAtgtgaactccggggctcaagcaatcctcccgcttcggcctcctaaattgctgggattactggtatgagccactgtgtgcagCCCATGTCTGATTCTTCATTATTGTCTAAAACCTACCAAATTTATGAGTAAAGAAGGTGTTTAATTTTGCTTCATCAGAGAAAGGGGATGCTGGGATGATAGATTTAATAGACTGGCGTCTCCTCCTAGTCAAAGACTATCCCTGTACAAAAGAGGGGCTTCAGAATAGACATTTAAGACCTCAAGTTACTCTTGACTCAGGAGCATTCGAGGTTGTCCAGGGGCCAGATGATTTCCCCTGGATATAGATTCAATGTTCGAGGGAAaaatgctaaaaaagaaaaaaaaaaaaaaacagcgaTTAAGCGATTAGACTTAAATGTTCAGGAATCCAATAGATGGGTTATATTTGGTTGACTATCAATTGGGAGTGAAGTAAGTCAATGACAATTCAATTGGGAGTTGAAGTCACCATGATGTCTCCTAGCTGCTGCTTCATGTGAATGCAATTATAACGGATCCACTAAGGATCCAGGGTGTGTTAGTTCTGGCAGTGTGTGTTCAGAATTTGTGTGCACCACACCTGTCAGATTCAGTAAGCAAACTCTGAACACACACTATAGGAAGGGACAAGTATCATGTTTTCAGGGTAGGTGAGGGTGAAGTGGGTGAGATACAAAGAGGGACCAGTCTTGGTTCTTTCTCTCCAGAAGCTCCATGTAGGGCCAGGTAGATGGGCAGGCAGTCAAATTATAAATTTAGGATGGATTCTAATGGGAGTCATAGGAAGAGTTCAAGCACAGGGCTGCAGAAATGTAGAAGAAAGATAACTCAGGCTAAGAGTGGAGCTCGATCAGCAGATGTAAGACTTTAGATTTGTagatagttctttttaaaatctaacttTCCTCTTAAGTTCATGATTTGAGACAAAGCAATTGGAGATATTTATAAATGGGGGAAGGAGGTGAGTGTGGATGGGATGAGTGCTGACTTCACAGTCTTACGATGTCAGAGATAACAATGGCGTTGGGTGTTGTAGAAGATTAGCACCAGCTCTCAGCCTGGGGTGCAGAGAGTCAGACGCTGGAGATGACTTGCTTTTCCACATGGAGAATAGACCTCCACAGATGAACCCCTAGTCTAACCTGTTCCTTCACAGACTGGGAGGCATTTTTATGACAACACCACTATTTCATAAAGGTTCCTTGGGAAGGAAAAAGCACCACTTTTTCTTGTCAACTAATTTAGGAGCTGGGAATTGGAGACTGGGCTGTGACAATCAGCCTTTTCAAGTTTGGACACACTCCTCACTCACAAAATCAGTTTTGAGGGGGACTtatgtgttttaagaaaattataaaagtaatgcatTTTTATGGTAAAATTCAAACAATAGAAGAGAGAGACTGTGTAATTTACTTCTTTACTCTGGGGAACCACTGGTAACTGTGAATTGCCCTCTTTTTGGCTTATTACAATCCTTTTTATGTCATAAATACTTTTAGCCTCCCAAATGATAACAATTACACATGTACTGTCCTAATAGTTGGGTGAATAAATTCATGCATCTGAAGCTTTACAACACTAACAAGAGCTGGGTCTTGTCACTCCCTGCCCCTGGGCTGAGTCATAGCTCTTGGAACTGCAGATCCTGCAAATTTTTGCACTCCATGTTCTTGATTTCCTTGTAGCTCTCACAGCCAACATTTCTACAATTTTGATTAGGTTGCGCGAGGAAGAGAAACTTTAGTTATTTATCACCTTTGTTCATGTCAGACTTTcctttaattattctttttaaatcctGTTCTGAAAATGTGGAGCAGAGATGTGAGTGCTCCAAGTTTTTGGCTTGAGGGCAGAGCTCTGTGGAAGACAAACACCAGGTCTGAAGTGAGGCATCATTGGGCTGTGGCTCAGCCCTACCATGTATGGTGTGGGTTTACCTGAATGAATTACCTAAGCTCTGTGAGCATCTGTAACTCAGCAACAAAGCACAGAGAGCAGTACATTTCCTGTTTAGGTCACAGTGAAAGCCCTATGAGTTAATGGTGTGAAATTGACTTGTACATTGCAAATTACCATGTGACCCATGTATCACCAAAGTGTCACCCACGTGACCCTCGGCTAACAATATCAAGCCTCTGACATGGGCTCCCAGCACGGGAATCCAGGTTGTCAACTCTTCTTCATCTTGACATAGTCTAAGATGAAGGTTGGCTCAGCCATTCTCCTTTGCAGCCATTAATCTTATCACAACCACCattatataagttatataaaGGCAGACAGTTTTgcagttttatagatgaggacactgaggctcagagaggttgagtgacaTGCTGTAGTGAATGGCAGCATTGTGACCTGAAGCCAGCGTGGCCAGTCATTCCTCTGTCTGCTCTCAGAGCCATCCCTTGCCTGCTGGTGGTCTACACTCATATGTAGTGGTCTATACTTAGGTGTGTACCCTTTTCCATCACCCCATTGTCCCTAAACTCACTGCATCCTCGCATCTCAAGAAATCTGTCCAAACTACTTTTCCTAAGTTCAGCCAAGCCTTTTACATCCCCAgttcaatggattttttttttttgtctgtaatCTCCCAACCTGACTACTTTGCAATATGTGTCTTGTAAGGCCACTTTCAGAAACCTATCCCTCCATTTCAGTTCAATATCCAGAGAACTTCATGGACATCTGTTCTGTATTAGGGTCTTTGGACCTGGTGCTGTGCAGGATAGAAACATAAACAATATTTACTCTCTAGGCTCTGAATTTTCACTATTTCCCAGTCTAATGGAAAAAGATACAAGCTGACACAGTAACACGATGTAACAGACATctgctttccattttctcctcctGTCCTTCCCATTACTGCCTTTGATTCATCATggaatttttcttccttctcctgtcCCTAAAGTCCCCAAAAGGGAGCATCTTCAAGAATTTAACACTTTTATGGCAatcataatgat of Macaca fascicularis isolate 582-1 chromosome 8, T2T-MFA8v1.1 contains these proteins:
- the LOC102119017 gene encoding beta-defensin 103A, whose translation is MRIHYLLFALLFLFLVPVPGHGGIINTLQKYYCRVRGGRCAVLSCLPKEEQIGKCSTRGRKCCRRKK